From the Exiguobacterium aurantiacum genome, one window contains:
- a CDS encoding YitT family protein, which yields MQRPPMPSPSPEEVLRLKREHNPIKPTELLAKGLLLLIGSFIFAIGLEAFLVPNQIIDGGIVGVSIITSYLTETKLAIWLILFNLPFIYFGYRQIGKTFAVVTLIAIMLMSGFTILLHTIEPFTDDLLLSTVFGGFLLGAGIGLVIRAGGSLDGTEILAVSFTDRLPFSVGEIVMFFNIFILGTAGFVFSWDRAMYSLITYFVAFKTIDIVLEGLDQSKAAWIITTAPDDVGQAIMDRLGRGVTYLHGEGAYTGDGKKVVFTVISRLEETKLKDILDDYDEKAFLAIGNIHDVRGGQFKKKNIH from the coding sequence ATGCAGCGTCCACCGATGCCTTCCCCATCTCCAGAAGAAGTGCTCCGTTTGAAACGTGAACACAATCCGATCAAACCGACCGAACTCCTCGCCAAGGGGCTGCTCCTGTTGATTGGTTCCTTCATCTTCGCCATCGGGCTCGAGGCGTTCCTCGTCCCGAACCAAATCATCGACGGCGGCATCGTCGGCGTCTCGATCATCACGTCGTATTTGACGGAGACGAAACTCGCCATCTGGCTCATCCTGTTCAACTTGCCGTTCATCTACTTCGGCTATCGCCAGATCGGGAAGACGTTCGCCGTCGTCACGTTGATCGCCATCATGCTCATGTCGGGCTTCACGATCTTGCTCCACACGATCGAACCGTTCACTGACGACCTGCTCTTGTCGACCGTCTTCGGCGGCTTCCTGCTCGGGGCCGGCATCGGGCTCGTCATCCGGGCCGGCGGGTCGCTCGACGGGACCGAAATCTTAGCCGTGTCGTTCACGGACCGGCTCCCGTTCTCCGTCGGTGAGATCGTCATGTTCTTCAACATCTTCATCCTCGGGACGGCCGGGTTCGTCTTCAGCTGGGACCGGGCGATGTACTCGCTCATCACGTACTTCGTCGCCTTCAAGACGATCGATATCGTCCTCGAGGGGCTCGACCAGTCGAAAGCGGCGTGGATCATCACGACGGCGCCGGATGACGTCGGTCAGGCCATCATGGACCGGCTCGGCCGCGGCGTAACGTATCTGCACGGCGAAGGGGCCTACACGGGCGACGGCAAGAAAGTCGTCTTCACCGTCATCAGCCGACTCGAAGAGACGAAACTGAAAGACATCCTCGACGACTATGACGAGAAGGCGTTCCTCGCCATCGGCAATATCCATGACGTCCGGGGCGGCCAGTTCAAAAAGAAAAATATCCACTAA
- a CDS encoding flagellin N-terminal helical domain-containing protein — protein sequence MIINNNMNAMNAHRNMSFNTTQTGKSMEKLSSGLRINRAGDDAAGLAISEKMRGQIRGLDQATRNSQDSISLIQTAEGALNETHSILQRMRELAVQSGNDTNTVDDRNEIQKEISQLTSEVDRISATTEFNTKKLLNGESGSKANFGSNANVLMASASEQAAAGTYAVVTTTAAEQALTTGATFANAAITAPLNGAQTVKINNQNINFNAVAGDAEATATNFINALNSANVGLTANGDAANGIDLNSLKYGSDQSITIEASAITAAMGLTTDATTNTSDIGVDVAGTINGVAASGKGTTLTGSGASTGVSVTLTNTSASAAAGARGDVVVTQNALTAQIGANADQNISISISSMSSSDLGIAGLDLTSQSGANSAITLVDNAIKSVSGERSKLGSVQNRLEHTINNLSVGAENLQAAESRVRDVDMAKEMMSFTKNNILNQAAQAMMAQSNSQPQAVLQLLR from the coding sequence ATGATTATTAATAACAACATGAACGCAATGAACGCACACCGTAACATGTCTTTCAACACAACACAGACTGGTAAATCGATGGAGAAACTTTCTTCAGGTCTTCGCATCAACCGTGCTGGCGATGACGCTGCAGGTCTTGCAATCTCTGAAAAAATGCGTGGACAAATTCGCGGTCTTGATCAAGCGACACGTAACTCACAAGACTCAATTTCATTGATTCAAACTGCTGAAGGTGCATTGAATGAAACACATTCAATCCTTCAACGTATGCGTGAATTAGCTGTTCAATCAGGAAACGATACGAACACAGTGGATGACAGAAATGAAATCCAAAAAGAAATTTCGCAATTAACTTCTGAAGTTGATCGTATTTCGGCAACGACAGAATTTAACACTAAAAAGCTATTGAATGGTGAGTCTGGTAGTAAAGCAAACTTCGGCTCTAATGCGAACGTATTGATGGCTTCGGCTAGTGAGCAAGCTGCAGCTGGAACGTATGCAGTTGTTACAACTACAGCGGCTGAACAAGCTTTAACAACAGGAGCTACGTTTGCAAACGCTGCAATTACTGCACCATTAAATGGCGCACAAACAGTAAAAATTAACAACCAAAACATCAACTTTAACGCAGTTGCCGGTGATGCTGAAGCGACTGCTACAAACTTCATTAATGCACTTAACAGTGCTAATGTTGGTTTGACTGCAAATGGTGATGCAGCTAATGGTATTGATTTGAATTCATTAAAATACGGTTCTGATCAATCAATCACAATTGAAGCAAGCGCAATTACTGCTGCAATGGGATTGACTACAGATGCAACAACAAACACTTCGGATATCGGAGTTGATGTAGCTGGTACAATTAACGGTGTTGCTGCTAGTGGAAAAGGCACTACATTGACAGGTAGTGGAGCGTCTACTGGTGTTTCGGTAACGCTTACTAACACTTCTGCCTCTGCAGCTGCTGGAGCACGAGGAGATGTAGTAGTAACTCAAAATGCATTGACTGCTCAAATTGGTGCAAATGCTGATCAAAATATCTCTATCAGTATCTCAAGCATGTCTTCATCAGACTTGGGAATCGCTGGTTTAGATTTGACATCACAGTCAGGTGCTAACTCTGCTATTACTCTCGTTGACAATGCAATCAAGTCAGTTTCTGGAGAACGTTCAAAACTAGGTTCTGTGCAAAACCGTCTTGAGCACACAATTAACAACTTGAGTGTTGGAGCTGAAAACCTCCAAGCTGCTGAATCACGTGTACGTGACGTTGATATGGCGAAAGAGATGATGAGCTTTACGAAGAACAACATCCTCAACCAAGCTGCGCAAGCAATGATGGCTCAATCGAATTCCCAACCGCAGGCAGTACTTCAACTCCTTCGGTAA
- a CDS encoding methyl-accepting chemotaxis protein — MKLFKNFTTQLLAWILVTSFITGGAVGWITLLLLTELEMAKGQVMLVGTAVALLISGLGGAVIYLIARRPLKAIESASDKAVEVGNGDLTVVFASETTTDRSEMGRLLLSMDNMVGHLREQGTNMRYTADQLTGSAQEIAAAVQEGNIAGENIRQAMDALNKMLEDNVNATYSSMDLLGAVARTMENIRQEMGSALESASEMQQEAESGKGLASSSVDAMHAIAGKVEQSSTLNSKLTEMTGEISRITDVISDISAQTNLLALNASIEAARAGEHGRGFAVVAAEVKKLAEQTANSTQEITDLIVDVKRLVGDTSSSMANVKAEVETGVGLVEKAGGAFASIHNSANEVYSHVHSVDALLDESRGQIDSVVTNSAGIVGMVEEASRYATEVTSAASQQAASLGEVNGAMTELVRVAESLQNETEQVKVEA, encoded by the coding sequence GTGAAGCTATTCAAAAACTTTACGACCCAACTGCTCGCTTGGATTTTGGTCACATCCTTTATTACGGGCGGAGCGGTCGGCTGGATCACGCTCTTATTGCTCACGGAGCTTGAGATGGCGAAAGGACAGGTCATGCTCGTCGGGACGGCCGTGGCGTTGCTCATCTCAGGGTTAGGCGGAGCTGTCATCTACTTGATCGCCCGTCGCCCGCTCAAGGCGATCGAATCGGCGTCGGACAAGGCGGTCGAGGTCGGCAATGGCGATTTGACGGTCGTGTTCGCGAGCGAAACGACGACAGACCGTTCGGAGATGGGACGTCTGCTCCTGTCGATGGACAACATGGTCGGACACCTGCGTGAACAAGGGACGAACATGCGCTACACGGCGGACCAGCTCACCGGTTCGGCGCAAGAGATTGCGGCAGCGGTTCAAGAAGGGAATATCGCCGGTGAGAACATCCGTCAAGCGATGGATGCGTTGAACAAGATGCTCGAAGATAACGTCAATGCGACGTACAGTTCGATGGATCTGCTCGGTGCCGTCGCCCGGACGATGGAGAACATCCGTCAAGAGATGGGTTCTGCGCTCGAATCAGCGAGCGAGATGCAACAAGAGGCCGAGAGCGGTAAAGGCCTCGCCTCGTCGTCGGTCGATGCGATGCATGCGATTGCTGGCAAAGTTGAGCAGTCGTCGACGCTCAACAGCAAGTTGACAGAGATGACAGGCGAAATCTCGCGTATTACAGACGTCATCAGCGATATCTCAGCACAGACGAACTTGCTCGCCTTGAACGCGTCAATCGAAGCGGCACGCGCCGGAGAGCATGGACGCGGCTTCGCGGTCGTAGCGGCCGAGGTCAAGAAGCTCGCTGAACAGACGGCGAACTCGACGCAAGAGATCACGGATTTGATTGTCGACGTCAAACGTTTAGTTGGGGACACGTCGTCATCGATGGCGAACGTGAAAGCGGAAGTGGAGACGGGTGTCGGTCTCGTCGAGAAGGCGGGCGGTGCGTTCGCGTCGATCCACAACTCGGCGAACGAAGTGTACAGCCACGTCCATTCGGTCGATGCGCTTTTGGATGAGTCGCGTGGCCAGATCGACTCGGTCGTCACGAACTCGGCCGGCATCGTCGGCATGGTCGAAGAGGCGTCACGCTACGCGACAGAAGTCACGTCAGCGGCAAGCCAACAGGCGGCCAGTCTCGGTGAAGTGAACGGCGCGATGACGGAGCTCGTCCGTGTCGCGGAGAGTTTGCAGAACGAGACGGAGCAAGTGAAGGTGGAAGCGTAA
- the fliW gene encoding flagellar assembly protein FliW, giving the protein MFIETDYFGKIEVNEEETISFVSEIPGFPDSKTFTLIPYGDELPFWSLQSLEDPACAFVVTNPFWHKSDYAFELSDGAKGQLGIDEAEHVSVYAIVTLREPFDASTLNLKAPIVIETKERRGKQVILDDVYPARFPLGGQKAEVR; this is encoded by the coding sequence ATGTTCATTGAGACAGACTATTTTGGCAAGATCGAAGTAAATGAAGAAGAGACGATCTCGTTCGTCAGCGAGATTCCTGGCTTCCCGGACTCGAAGACGTTCACCCTCATCCCGTATGGGGACGAGCTCCCGTTCTGGTCGCTCCAGTCGCTCGAGGACCCGGCCTGCGCTTTCGTCGTGACGAACCCGTTCTGGCACAAGTCGGATTATGCGTTTGAATTGAGCGACGGCGCGAAAGGACAGCTCGGTATCGACGAGGCGGAGCACGTCTCGGTGTATGCCATCGTGACGCTCCGTGAGCCGTTCGACGCCTCGACGCTAAACTTGAAGGCACCGATCGTCATCGAGACGAAAGAGCGCCGTGGGAAGCAAGTCATCTTGGACGACGTCTACCCGGCCCGGTTCCCGCTTGGCGGCCAGAAAGCAGAGGTGCGCTGA
- a CDS encoding DMT family transporter — protein MRPLILGVLAALFFASTFVLNESMQVGGGSWAYSASLRFLFMIPLLMIVVYLRGGMTRVRRAIVGEPWPWLVWGTVGFGLFYVPICLAAEVAPPWLIAGTWQVTIIAGALLSPLFRRNDGTQEQIPWTALRFSGIILFGVVLMQVEFLADFEPRFLWIGVVPVLIAAFAYPLGNRKMMAHTDLDVFERILGMCIGSLPVWLLLCGYGLTTGAPTSSQLTQTLLVALLSGVVATVLFFKATDLVKHDMGKLATVEATQALEVLFALIGELIFLQAHLPSGLSLVGISLVMVGVVLHSRSQFNVKESLVPAANRYDKEG, from the coding sequence ATGCGTCCGCTAATATTAGGTGTGCTCGCCGCCTTGTTTTTCGCGAGCACGTTCGTGTTGAATGAATCGATGCAGGTCGGCGGGGGCAGTTGGGCGTATAGCGCCTCGCTCCGTTTCCTATTCATGATCCCACTGCTCATGATCGTCGTTTATCTCCGAGGTGGCATGACGCGGGTGCGCCGCGCCATCGTCGGTGAGCCGTGGCCGTGGCTCGTCTGGGGGACGGTCGGCTTTGGTCTGTTTTACGTCCCGATCTGTCTCGCCGCCGAGGTCGCCCCGCCTTGGCTCATCGCCGGTACGTGGCAAGTGACGATTATCGCCGGGGCGCTGTTGTCACCGCTCTTCCGTCGGAATGACGGGACGCAGGAACAGATCCCGTGGACGGCGCTACGTTTTTCCGGCATCATCCTGTTCGGCGTCGTCTTGATGCAAGTCGAGTTCCTCGCCGACTTCGAACCGCGCTTCCTGTGGATCGGGGTGGTGCCGGTATTGATCGCCGCCTTCGCCTATCCGCTAGGCAACCGCAAGATGATGGCCCACACTGATCTTGACGTGTTCGAGCGTATCCTCGGCATGTGCATCGGCTCGCTCCCAGTCTGGCTCCTGTTGTGCGGCTACGGGCTGACGACGGGGGCACCCACGAGCTCGCAACTGACGCAGACGCTTCTCGTCGCGCTCTTGTCCGGAGTCGTTGCGACGGTACTCTTCTTCAAGGCGACCGACCTCGTCAAACACGATATGGGGAAACTCGCCACGGTCGAGGCGACCCAGGCGCTCGAGGTGTTGTTCGCGCTTATCGGGGAGTTGATTTTCCTTCAGGCGCATCTGCCGTCCGGGCTGTCGCTCGTCGGCATCTCGCTCGTCATGGTCGGCGTCGTGCTGCATAGCCGCAGCCAGTTCAACGTGAAGGAGAGTCTGGTGCCGGCGGCGAATCGATATGACAAGGAGGGATAA
- the csrA gene encoding carbon storage regulator CsrA: protein MLVLKRKQGEAIHIGDDVTLTVLAIEGDQVKLGIDAPRHIDIHRHEVYVQMQVENESARDSANLMKQMLKNKSEA, encoded by the coding sequence ATGCTCGTATTGAAACGAAAACAAGGTGAGGCGATCCACATCGGCGACGATGTGACGCTCACCGTGCTCGCCATCGAAGGCGACCAGGTCAAGCTCGGCATCGACGCCCCGCGTCACATCGACATCCATCGGCATGAGGTATATGTCCAGATGCAAGTCGAGAACGAGTCGGCCCGCGACAGTGCCAACTTGATGAAACAAATGCTTAAAAACAAGTCGGAAGCGTGA
- a CDS encoding GNAT family N-acetyltransferase, producing MNWTVEEVRQAEQVAALEAAVNDFDKIDVKLGHVAVGQNDYAVYDDDTLVGYMVLFPYLPNEYEVNALVHPDFRKQGVFTALLEAAKQDAKQNGCEAFTFVIDRKSKDGKAVIDRLGAAYQFSEYNLVLKKAELFLKPDEVSLREATDADRPLIIETLSEAFGDPLDVTENIYQQIDTPDRVTYIGEVEGRPVGIIRALLAGEDAGSIHAFGVKADEQGKGYGTKMLKQMVQQMFRMGRTKLELDVETENKAALEIYKRAGFAENGGYEFYLLEL from the coding sequence ATGAATTGGACAGTAGAAGAAGTGAGACAAGCAGAACAGGTGGCGGCGCTCGAGGCAGCGGTCAATGACTTTGACAAGATTGACGTGAAACTCGGACACGTGGCGGTCGGTCAGAACGACTACGCCGTCTATGACGATGATACGCTCGTCGGGTATATGGTGCTTTTCCCGTATCTCCCGAACGAGTATGAAGTGAACGCGCTCGTACATCCGGACTTCCGGAAACAAGGCGTCTTCACGGCACTTTTGGAGGCGGCAAAGCAGGATGCGAAACAGAACGGTTGTGAGGCGTTCACGTTCGTCATCGACCGCAAATCGAAGGACGGCAAAGCGGTCATCGATCGTCTTGGCGCGGCGTATCAGTTCTCGGAATACAATTTGGTGCTCAAAAAAGCCGAGCTGTTCTTGAAACCGGACGAGGTGTCACTCCGCGAGGCGACCGATGCCGACCGTCCGCTCATCATCGAGACGCTCAGTGAGGCGTTCGGCGACCCGCTCGACGTGACGGAGAACATCTATCAACAGATCGACACGCCGGACCGCGTGACGTACATCGGTGAGGTCGAAGGCCGTCCTGTCGGGATCATCCGTGCCCTGCTCGCCGGCGAAGATGCCGGCAGCATCCACGCGTTCGGCGTCAAGGCGGACGAGCAAGGCAAGGGCTACGGCACGAAGATGTTGAAACAGATGGTCCAGCAGATGTTCCGCATGGGCCGGACGAAACTCGAGCTCGACGTCGAGACAGAAAACAAGGCCGCGCTCGAGATCTACAAGCGGGCCGGGTTCGCGGAAAACGGCGGGTATGAGTTTTATTTGTTAGAACTGTGA
- a CDS encoding putative quinol monooxygenase, whose protein sequence is MSYGLIGKLTAVPGERETLLAILLEAATAMEREPTCETYRVNVSLDDESIVVYEVWASMEAHQQSLSLETTKTLIGKARPILANIERLAVFEPRNGH, encoded by the coding sequence ATGTCCTATGGATTGATCGGAAAATTGACGGCCGTTCCGGGCGAGCGTGAGACACTGCTCGCAATCTTGCTTGAGGCGGCTACGGCGATGGAACGAGAGCCGACGTGCGAAACATACCGAGTGAACGTCTCGCTCGATGACGAGTCGATCGTCGTCTATGAGGTGTGGGCGAGTATGGAGGCGCATCAACAGTCGCTGTCGCTCGAGACGACAAAGACGTTGATTGGGAAGGCACGGCCGATTCTGGCCAACATCGAGCGTTTGGCCGTGTTCGAGCCGAGGAACGGCCATTAA
- a CDS encoding YitT family protein — translation MKRDNRAWLMGFQIIMNIIGGMIAAYGLESVLIPNSVSDGGITGISIVVSQLTGVPLGVFLGILNIPFVYLGYKQIGKSFAILSVTGIASLSIGTLVMHHVPTIIDGDTLLVTVVGGIILGLGMGLSLRNGGALDGIDMLAVLLSRKLPFGTSDLILFLNVFVFIVVSTVFGLQGAVLSAIAYFIASKVIHIVEEGLSGAKTFKIITSVPDVMVETVRDRLGRSATLNQIQGAYSKECYYEITCVINRLEERKMKEIINQVDPEAFVVVYEVSEVKGGNFRKRDIH, via the coding sequence ATGAAACGTGACAATCGAGCCTGGCTGATGGGCTTTCAAATCATTATGAATATCATCGGCGGGATGATCGCGGCGTACGGCCTCGAGTCGGTGTTGATTCCGAATAGCGTATCGGACGGGGGCATCACCGGCATCAGCATCGTCGTCTCCCAACTGACCGGTGTCCCGCTCGGCGTGTTCCTCGGAATTCTGAACATCCCGTTCGTCTACCTCGGCTATAAACAGATTGGGAAGAGCTTCGCGATCCTGTCGGTCACCGGCATCGCCTCGCTCTCGATCGGGACGCTTGTCATGCACCACGTCCCGACGATCATCGATGGGGACACGCTCCTCGTCACGGTCGTCGGCGGGATCATCCTCGGACTCGGGATGGGGCTGTCGCTCCGGAACGGGGGCGCGCTCGACGGCATCGACATGCTGGCCGTCCTGTTATCACGGAAGTTGCCGTTCGGGACGAGCGACTTGATTCTCTTCTTGAACGTGTTCGTCTTCATCGTCGTCTCGACGGTGTTCGGCCTACAAGGAGCGGTGCTATCGGCCATCGCTTACTTCATCGCCTCGAAAGTGATTCATATCGTCGAGGAGGGCCTGAGCGGCGCGAAGACGTTCAAAATCATCACGAGTGTACCGGACGTCATGGTCGAGACGGTGCGGGACCGGCTCGGCCGGAGCGCCACGCTCAACCAGATCCAAGGCGCCTACTCGAAAGAGTGCTATTACGAGATCACGTGCGTCATCAACCGGCTCGAGGAGCGGAAGATGAAAGAAATCATCAACCAAGTCGACCCGGAGGCGTTCGTCGTCGTGTACGAGGTGTCAGAGGTCAAAGGCGGAAATTTCCGAAAACGAGATATCCATTGA
- a CDS encoding GGDEF domain-containing protein, whose translation MNDTYGHRAGDAALHHIAQTLRANCPDDGFVGRYGGEEFLMVLEDVDDVRSIADNVVTVVRDTRFSFEGTEIPMTVSLGASLAGAEPGTLVFERADAALYHAKSSGRDQAKIG comes from the coding sequence TTGAACGATACATATGGGCATCGGGCCGGTGACGCAGCGCTTCACCACATCGCCCAAACGTTACGGGCCAACTGTCCGGACGACGGCTTCGTCGGCCGTTACGGCGGGGAAGAGTTTTTGATGGTGCTCGAGGACGTGGACGATGTGAGGTCGATTGCCGACAACGTCGTCACGGTCGTCCGGGACACGCGGTTCTCGTTCGAAGGGACAGAGATTCCGATGACGGTGTCGCTCGGGGCCTCGCTCGCCGGGGCCGAGCCGGGCACGCTCGTCTTCGAACGGGCCGACGCCGCCCTCTATCACGCCAAGTCGAGCGGGCGCGACCAAGCAAAAATCGGGTAA